One Paenibacillus riograndensis SBR5 DNA segment encodes these proteins:
- a CDS encoding MarR family winged helix-turn-helix transcriptional regulator, which yields MLNSNREPIGKLVSQLHRQNQKYLVKELLPYGIGSGGQHIFLKLIVNHPGITQDQMTNEMKFDKATTARSVKKLEEAGYIERRTDPKDRRSSLLYPTPKAVKFAPVLQSILTDLDRKLTLDLDGDEVDQLIALLQKVNKNSAKL from the coding sequence ATGTTGAATTCAAATAGAGAACCCATCGGGAAGCTGGTCTCCCAGCTCCATCGCCAGAATCAAAAGTATCTGGTCAAAGAACTGTTGCCCTACGGTATCGGCAGCGGCGGACAGCACATTTTTTTGAAGCTGATTGTGAACCATCCCGGCATTACGCAGGATCAAATGACCAACGAAATGAAATTCGATAAAGCCACCACCGCCCGCTCCGTGAAGAAGCTGGAGGAAGCCGGTTATATTGAGCGGAGAACCGATCCCAAGGACCGCCGCTCTTCCCTGCTGTATCCGACCCCCAAGGCGGTTAAGTTCGCTCCTGTCCTCCAGTCGATCCTGACAGATTTGGACCGCAAGCTTACCCTCGATTTAGACGGGGATGAGGTTGATCAGCTTATTGCTTTGCTTCAGAAGGTCAACAAAAATTCGGCGAAGCTATGA
- a CDS encoding MFS transporter — protein MSLLCLTLGAFAIGMTEFIIMGLLPNVARDLGVSIPQAGQLITSYALGVAIGAPVLTIFTHRLPQKKLLMILMCIFIFGNAVSVIAPTYTLLILARILTAFAHGTFLGVGTIIAARLVRPEKRAGAVSVVLAGLTVANIIGVPFGTFIGQQLGWRASFGAITVLGVVSLFGIIRFIPVIVQEQTANLSEQVRGLLNPKVLLILLTGALGCASLFSLFTYITPMLEEITGFAEHNVTWILVLFGAGVTLGNLIGGKLADWKLMPSLIVNFAILAIMISLFSWTLHNPVLTIINVFMWGIAAFGIMPGIQLRIMNLAHKAPLLATTSSHSALNLGNATGAYLGGAAITQWGLSSIPWLAASLAALGLAGAWLSYLSTRSRQAALTAGDVSATSSS, from the coding sequence ATGTCTTTGCTTTGCCTTACTTTGGGCGCTTTTGCAATCGGCATGACCGAATTCATCATCATGGGGCTTTTGCCCAACGTTGCCAGAGATCTAGGTGTGAGTATTCCGCAGGCCGGACAGCTCATTACGAGCTATGCCCTCGGTGTTGCCATCGGTGCGCCTGTGCTGACGATCTTCACCCACCGCCTGCCCCAGAAAAAACTGCTCATGATCCTGATGTGCATTTTCATCTTCGGGAACGCTGTGTCGGTGATTGCGCCTACCTATACGCTGCTGATTCTGGCCCGGATCCTTACAGCCTTTGCACACGGAACTTTCCTCGGAGTGGGGACGATTATCGCGGCCCGGCTGGTCCGGCCCGAGAAGCGGGCAGGCGCTGTATCCGTCGTGCTTGCCGGCCTTACAGTCGCCAATATTATCGGGGTGCCCTTCGGTACCTTTATTGGCCAGCAGCTTGGTTGGAGAGCTTCTTTTGGAGCAATCACTGTGCTTGGCGTCGTGTCCTTGTTCGGAATCATCCGGTTCATACCGGTCATTGTTCAGGAACAAACAGCCAATCTCTCGGAACAGGTACGCGGGCTGCTTAATCCGAAGGTGCTGCTGATACTTCTGACAGGGGCCTTGGGCTGCGCAAGCCTGTTCTCCTTATTTACCTACATCACCCCGATGCTGGAGGAGATCACGGGGTTTGCCGAACATAATGTGACTTGGATTCTGGTACTATTTGGAGCGGGGGTAACCCTTGGCAATCTGATCGGCGGCAAACTGGCCGACTGGAAGCTGATGCCCTCGCTTATAGTCAATTTTGCCATCCTGGCTATTATGATCTCCCTGTTCTCTTGGACACTGCACAACCCTGTGCTTACTATCATTAACGTCTTCATGTGGGGCATCGCCGCGTTTGGCATCATGCCCGGCATTCAATTGCGCATCATGAATCTCGCGCATAAAGCTCCGCTACTAGCCACCACATCCAGCCATTCTGCGCTGAACCTGGGCAATGCCACCGGAGCTTATCTTGGCGGAGCGGCCATCACCCAATGGGGCCTTTCCTCCATTCCCTGGCTAGCCGCCAGCCTGGCTGCCTTGGGTTTGGCCGGTGCCTGGCTCAGCTACCTGTCAACCCGCAGCAGGCAAGCCGCCCTGACCGCTGGCGATGTCAGCGCTACCTCTTCTTCATAG
- a CDS encoding extracellular solute-binding protein, which produces MNRAVRHVLPAVALLCLAACREGNAPAAGSGSADIRAIKAESAAYGRYEEPVVMRIGFKVPDSRLNTGDSNDNNPISRYLESLTNIKVIHSWEAKGEEPFTQKVQLAIDSNDLPDAMVVDRDQLEKLIDSDMIADLTQTYKEFGSELIKDMYDSTQGEALGDATRNGRLYGLPNVAIHADSPSLLWVRQDWLDRVELPAPRSFEDIEAIAKAFIEQDPDGNGKRDTVGLSAYNNIVYGTKPHVNGLDTLFSALHAFPTNWIRDSRGNVVYGSITPETKEALGKLAGWYKRGLIDPDFALYKETQEPIISGKAGMFFGPWWMPYYPLSEAVALDTRAEWRAYAAPLDASGKFVTHMAPVTDRYLVVRKGYEHPEAVVKLLNVFTRLERRRDPNLEAVRSLDDFSAQTGIQPRAYYPFDLLIDYADAIEKHYADMQQALHGKIDPDSLDPDTHLLYDLWLADEEQPKKNLEGWKAANAYKYGVSVLSTTAIDRVRSVFYGSTLHMRSNWPELQKLESETFLNIIVGDSPLSDFDLFAAKWRSLGGDAITQEVAKAVNIRDEDKQGGE; this is translated from the coding sequence GTGAACAGAGCCGTCAGACATGTTCTTCCTGCTGTGGCGCTGCTCTGCCTTGCAGCCTGCCGGGAGGGCAATGCCCCGGCAGCAGGCTCAGGGAGTGCAGACATCCGGGCAATTAAGGCGGAATCTGCTGCTTACGGGAGATATGAAGAGCCGGTAGTGATGCGGATCGGCTTCAAAGTGCCCGATTCCCGGCTCAATACGGGGGACAGCAATGACAATAATCCCATTTCCCGCTATTTGGAGAGTCTGACGAATATCAAGGTCATTCATTCCTGGGAAGCGAAAGGGGAAGAACCGTTTACGCAAAAAGTGCAGCTGGCGATTGACAGCAACGATCTCCCGGATGCGATGGTTGTGGACAGGGACCAGTTGGAGAAGCTGATCGACAGCGATATGATTGCCGATCTCACCCAAACCTACAAGGAGTTCGGGTCTGAGCTAATCAAAGATATGTACGATTCGACCCAAGGCGAAGCGCTGGGGGATGCGACCCGAAACGGCAGGCTCTACGGCCTGCCCAACGTGGCGATTCATGCGGATTCGCCGTCCCTGTTGTGGGTCCGCCAGGATTGGCTGGATCGGGTGGAGCTGCCGGCTCCGCGCAGCTTCGAGGATATTGAAGCCATCGCCAAGGCGTTTATCGAGCAAGACCCGGATGGCAACGGGAAGCGGGATACCGTTGGCCTTAGCGCATACAACAATATCGTGTACGGCACAAAACCCCATGTCAACGGCTTGGACACCCTGTTCAGCGCATTACATGCGTTCCCTACCAATTGGATCAGGGACAGCCGGGGCAATGTTGTCTATGGCTCGATCACCCCGGAGACCAAGGAGGCGCTGGGCAAGCTGGCCGGCTGGTATAAGCGGGGGTTGATTGACCCGGACTTTGCCCTGTATAAGGAAACGCAGGAGCCGATTATTTCCGGCAAAGCGGGGATGTTCTTCGGCCCGTGGTGGATGCCCTATTATCCACTGTCGGAGGCGGTTGCTCTGGATACCAGGGCGGAATGGAGAGCCTATGCCGCCCCGCTTGATGCTTCAGGCAAATTCGTAACTCATATGGCTCCGGTCACCGACCGCTATCTTGTCGTCCGCAAAGGCTATGAGCATCCCGAAGCTGTGGTGAAGCTGCTGAATGTGTTCACCCGGCTGGAACGGCGAAGAGATCCGAATCTGGAGGCGGTCCGAAGCCTGGATGATTTCTCGGCGCAGACCGGCATCCAGCCGAGGGCGTATTATCCCTTTGATCTGCTGATTGATTATGCAGATGCCATTGAGAAGCATTATGCGGATATGCAGCAGGCGCTCCACGGCAAGATCGATCCCGATTCACTGGACCCGGACACTCATTTGCTGTATGATCTCTGGCTTGCCGATGAGGAGCAGCCCAAAAAGAATCTGGAGGGCTGGAAAGCGGCAAACGCCTACAAATACGGGGTTTCCGTGTTATCCACAACAGCTATAGATAGAGTGCGCAGTGTCTTTTACGGAAGCACGCTGCATATGCGGAGCAATTGGCCCGAGCTGCAGAAGCTGGAGAGCGAGACCTTCCTGAACATTATTGTCGGAGATTCACCGCTCAGCGATTTTGATCTCTTTGCAGCCAAGTGGAGGAGCCTGGGCGGAGATGCCATTACCCAAGAGGTAGCGAAGGCTGTGAACATCAGGGACGAGGATAAGCAGGGAGGTGAATAA
- a CDS encoding YbaK/EbsC family protein, with translation MSIANVKEHFRRVGREQDILEFATSSATVEMAAATIGVIPARIAKTLSFRGTDESAILVVAAGDAKVDNKKFRESFGLKARMLSPEEVLEQTGHEIGGVCPFGLARDLEVYLDVSMKRFTTLFPACGSTNSAIELNCDELAVYSGAKDWVDVCKGWNEPLETGEGSAH, from the coding sequence TTGTCCATTGCAAATGTAAAAGAACATTTCCGGCGTGTAGGGCGGGAGCAGGACATCCTGGAATTTGCCACATCAAGCGCCACTGTAGAGATGGCAGCCGCAACCATTGGGGTCATTCCGGCCCGGATTGCCAAAACACTCTCCTTCCGGGGCACGGATGAGTCTGCCATTCTCGTTGTAGCCGCCGGAGATGCCAAGGTTGACAACAAGAAATTCAGGGAGAGCTTTGGCCTCAAAGCAAGAATGCTCAGCCCGGAAGAGGTTCTGGAGCAGACCGGACACGAAATCGGAGGGGTGTGCCCTTTTGGACTCGCCCGTGATTTGGAGGTCTATCTGGATGTGTCTATGAAAAGATTCACAACTCTGTTTCCAGCCTGCGGCAGCACCAATTCCGCAATCGAACTGAACTGTGACGAGTTGGCCGTCTACTCGGGCGCCAAGGATTGGGTCGATGTCTGTAAAGGCTGGAATGAGCCGCTGGAGACTGGGGAAGGATCAGCACATTGA